From the Eleutherodactylus coqui strain aEleCoq1 chromosome 7, aEleCoq1.hap1, whole genome shotgun sequence genome, one window contains:
- the PCGF1 gene encoding polycomb group RING finger protein 1 isoform X1 produces the protein MAASQGAMVIAMRLRNQLQSVYKMDPLRNEEVVKVKIKELNEHIVCYLCAGYFVDATTITECLHTFCKSCIVKYLQTSKYCPLCNIKIHETQPLLNLKLDRVMQDIVYKLVPRLQENEDNRIREFYQSRGLERVLQTNPVEDPVVDVSRLSLSLAVSQSTSHYYRNDEHVSLCLEKTGPSKDKKKFILQQKYVRCSVRSEIRHLRRVLAHRLSAPFPQVHLMVDNKPLPDHMTMKQLWLTYWYGKPAPLVLSYSVKEKRR, from the exons ATGGCGGCTTCACAAGGAGCGATGGTGATCGCGATGCGGCTCCGCAACCAGCTGCAGTCCGTGTACAAGATGGACCCGTTGCGGAACGAG GAGGTGGTCAAAGTGAAGATCAAGGAGCTGAACGAGCACATCGTGTGTTACCTGTGCGCCGGCTACTTTGTGGACGCCACCACAATCACCGAGTGCCTGCACACCT TCTGTAAGAGCTGTATCGTGAAGTACCTACAGACCAGTAAGTACTGCCCGCTGTGTAACATCAAGATCCACGAGACCCAACCGCTGCTGAACCTCAAGCTGGACCGCGTCATGCAGGACATTGTCTACAAGCTGGTGCCCCGCCTCCAGGAGA ATGAAGATAACCGGATCCGGGAGTTCTATCAGTCGCGAGGCCTGGAGCGCGTCCTGCAGACCAACCCGGTGGAGG ATCCCGTGGTGGACGTCTCTCGGCTGTCTCTCTCGCTGGCTGTCTCTCAGAGCACCTCCCACTACTACAGGAACGATGAACACGTCAGCCTGTGCCTGGAGAAAACAGG GCCTAGTAAGGATAAGAAGAAGTTCATCCTACAG CAGAAGTATGTCAGGTGTTCTGTCCGCTCGGAGATCCGTCATCTGCGCAGAGTCCTCGCTCATCGCCTGAGTGCGCCGTTCCCACAG GTTCATCTGATGGTTGACAATAAGCCCCtcccagatcacatgaccatgaagCAGCTGTGGCTGACGTACTGGTACGGGAAG CCGGCGCCCCTGGTCCTGTCCTACAGTGTGAAGGAGAAGAGGAGGTGA
- the PCGF1 gene encoding polycomb group RING finger protein 1 isoform X2, producing the protein MAASQGAMVIAMRLRNQLQSVYKMDPLRNEEVVKVKIKELNEHIVCYLCAGYFVDATTITECLHTFCKSCIVKYLQTSKYCPLCNIKIHETQPLLNLKLDRVMQDIVYKLVPRLQENEDNRIREFYQSRGLERVLQTNPVEDPVVDVSRLSLSLAVSQSTSHYYRNDEHVSLCLEKTGPSKDKKKFILQKYVRCSVRSEIRHLRRVLAHRLSAPFPQVHLMVDNKPLPDHMTMKQLWLTYWYGKPAPLVLSYSVKEKRR; encoded by the exons ATGGCGGCTTCACAAGGAGCGATGGTGATCGCGATGCGGCTCCGCAACCAGCTGCAGTCCGTGTACAAGATGGACCCGTTGCGGAACGAG GAGGTGGTCAAAGTGAAGATCAAGGAGCTGAACGAGCACATCGTGTGTTACCTGTGCGCCGGCTACTTTGTGGACGCCACCACAATCACCGAGTGCCTGCACACCT TCTGTAAGAGCTGTATCGTGAAGTACCTACAGACCAGTAAGTACTGCCCGCTGTGTAACATCAAGATCCACGAGACCCAACCGCTGCTGAACCTCAAGCTGGACCGCGTCATGCAGGACATTGTCTACAAGCTGGTGCCCCGCCTCCAGGAGA ATGAAGATAACCGGATCCGGGAGTTCTATCAGTCGCGAGGCCTGGAGCGCGTCCTGCAGACCAACCCGGTGGAGG ATCCCGTGGTGGACGTCTCTCGGCTGTCTCTCTCGCTGGCTGTCTCTCAGAGCACCTCCCACTACTACAGGAACGATGAACACGTCAGCCTGTGCCTGGAGAAAACAGG GCCTAGTAAGGATAAGAAGAAGTTCATCCTACAG AAGTATGTCAGGTGTTCTGTCCGCTCGGAGATCCGTCATCTGCGCAGAGTCCTCGCTCATCGCCTGAGTGCGCCGTTCCCACAG GTTCATCTGATGGTTGACAATAAGCCCCtcccagatcacatgaccatgaagCAGCTGTGGCTGACGTACTGGTACGGGAAG CCGGCGCCCCTGGTCCTGTCCTACAGTGTGAAGGAGAAGAGGAGGTGA